A single region of the Moorena sp. SIOASIH genome encodes:
- a CDS encoding ribonuclease HI family protein: protein MNNQSVNLTAKKTNSKLTILFDGGSRGNPGIAGAAAVIKQPGAQTISVSQFFPHATNNQAEYTGAILGLEKALEIGAGQVVLKGDSQLVINQLKGTWRVKTPHLRPLWTKAKSLLKQFDSVQLEWIPRAQNSEADAAANQAMDQRKGVSAVRNKATELPKVQPSLPKLADQFSELPKAKPVPKLANQISELIAIGKNAKFKDFLKLKSGRDEFTSKRFPTLKEMVPSPVQNAIASAMADADESTLARVYRWYLRGLPVDLAIRKVQVDLEVSENIIERRKKNKQTF from the coding sequence ATGAACAACCAATCAGTCAACTTAACAGCTAAGAAGACTAACAGCAAGCTTACTATCCTATTTGATGGGGGGTCTCGTGGGAATCCTGGAATAGCCGGTGCTGCTGCTGTTATTAAACAACCGGGAGCTCAAACCATTAGCGTTAGTCAATTTTTTCCTCATGCTACCAACAATCAGGCCGAATATACCGGAGCGATTCTTGGGTTGGAGAAAGCCTTGGAAATCGGTGCTGGGCAGGTAGTCCTAAAAGGAGATTCTCAACTGGTTATCAATCAGCTTAAAGGTACCTGGAGAGTTAAAACACCCCACTTACGACCGTTATGGACAAAAGCTAAGTCACTTCTGAAGCAGTTTGACTCTGTTCAATTAGAGTGGATTCCCCGAGCACAGAATTCAGAAGCCGATGCCGCTGCGAATCAGGCTATGGATCAACGCAAAGGGGTTAGCGCTGTAAGAAATAAAGCAACTGAGTTACCCAAGGTTCAACCTTCTTTACCAAAACTTGCTGATCAGTTCTCTGAGTTGCCCAAGGCTAAACCTGTACCAAAACTGGCTAACCAGATCTCTGAGCTGATTGCGATCGGAAAAAATGCTAAATTTAAAGATTTCCTTAAGTTAAAAAGTGGTCGGGATGAGTTTACTAGCAAGCGATTCCCCACCCTAAAGGAAATGGTACCTAGTCCTGTTCAAAATGCGATCGCATCCGCTATGGCTGATGCCGATGAATCTACCTTAGCCAGGGTATACCGCTGGTATCTCAGAGGATTACCGGTAGACCTAGCAATTAGAAAAGTCCAGGTCGATTTAGAAGTATCTGAAAATATTATCGAGCGTCGAAAAAAAAATAAACAAACCTTTTAA
- the hemF gene encoding oxygen-dependent coproporphyrinogen oxidase, whose amino-acid sequence MTAFQTDTTTTTNTTSLPPADSRERVKQLMQQLQDTICDALVKLDGVGTFREDAWEREEGGGGRSRVMRDGSVFEQGGVNFSEVWGKQLPPSILKQRPEAAGHGFFATGTSLVLHPRNPYVPTVHLNYRYFEAGPVWWFGGGIDLTPYYPFAEDAAHLHRQLKEACDAHHPEYYPVFKSWCDEYFYLKHRQEMRGVGGLFFDYQDGTGKLYRGPHQDGPAAAYSEKIGDLEPRSWEELFAFVTTCSESFLPAYLPIVERRHDLEYGDRERNFQLYRRGRYVEFNLVYDRGTIFGLQTNGRTESILMSLPPLVRWEYGYQPEPNTPESELYETFLKPQDWANWTA is encoded by the coding sequence ATGACAGCTTTTCAGACCGATACAACAACTACCACTAATACCACTTCTTTACCTCCTGCTGACTCTAGGGAGAGAGTCAAGCAGTTGATGCAACAGCTGCAAGATACGATTTGTGATGCTCTAGTAAAACTGGACGGGGTTGGCACCTTCAGAGAAGATGCTTGGGAAAGAGAAGAAGGGGGTGGTGGTCGTTCCCGTGTGATGCGCGATGGTTCAGTATTTGAACAGGGTGGGGTTAACTTTTCTGAAGTTTGGGGCAAACAGCTGCCACCTTCAATTTTGAAGCAGCGCCCCGAGGCAGCTGGACATGGTTTTTTCGCTACTGGTACCTCCCTAGTATTGCATCCTCGTAATCCGTATGTGCCCACGGTTCACCTAAATTATCGCTACTTTGAAGCAGGACCAGTCTGGTGGTTTGGTGGGGGAATCGATTTGACCCCTTACTATCCCTTTGCTGAAGATGCTGCCCATTTGCATCGCCAATTGAAAGAAGCCTGTGATGCTCATCACCCTGAGTATTACCCAGTGTTCAAGTCTTGGTGCGATGAGTATTTTTATCTGAAACACCGCCAAGAAATGCGGGGTGTTGGGGGCTTATTTTTTGACTATCAAGATGGCACAGGTAAACTCTATCGTGGTCCCCATCAAGATGGTCCCGCAGCAGCTTACAGTGAAAAGATTGGGGATTTAGAGCCTCGCAGTTGGGAAGAGTTATTTGCCTTTGTCACAACCTGCTCTGAGTCATTTTTACCAGCTTATCTACCCATTGTAGAGCGCCGTCACGATCTCGAATATGGAGACAGAGAGCGTAACTTCCAACTCTATCGTCGGGGTCGATATGTAGAATTTAACCTGGTGTATGACCGAGGCACAATTTTTGGTCTGCAAACTAACGGGCGTACTGAATCCATCCTGATGTCCTTACCCCCCTTGGTGCGTTGGGAATACGGTTACCAACCTGAGCCCAATACACCAGAATCCGAACTCTATGAGACATTCCTCAAGCCTCAAGACTGGGCGAACTGGACAGCTTAA
- a CDS encoding SRPBCC family protein yields the protein MILNFSFKLIAGQEGIWCKFALFKTYRALSTAPVEVLWQKLINLADVSWNPLLSSTNAPKGLMAKPGLIYQVVTRLIPIPVRIFVERVLPGELLSIRFLAIPGVENRVTYQVESTLCGTYISYSVTLKGWLSPLIWWMIRPYVARVVFELAQAAEQVGAI from the coding sequence GTGATTCTTAATTTTTCTTTCAAGTTAATTGCTGGTCAGGAGGGGATTTGGTGTAAGTTTGCCCTCTTCAAGACCTATCGCGCCCTGAGTACTGCCCCAGTGGAAGTTCTCTGGCAAAAATTGATCAACTTAGCAGATGTGTCTTGGAATCCTCTGCTGTCAAGTACCAATGCTCCGAAAGGTTTAATGGCTAAACCTGGTTTAATTTATCAGGTAGTCACTCGCTTGATCCCAATTCCGGTGCGAATTTTTGTAGAGCGTGTCTTACCCGGTGAGCTACTCAGTATAAGATTTCTGGCAATCCCTGGAGTTGAAAATCGCGTGACTTACCAGGTAGAGTCCACCCTTTGTGGTACCTATATTTCCTACTCAGTTACCCTAAAGGGCTGGTTATCCCCCTTAATCTGGTGGATGATTCGCCCCTACGTGGCGCGGGTGGTATTTGAATTAGCCCAGGCCGCCGAGCAGGTCGGAGCAATCTAA
- a CDS encoding SDR family oxidoreductase, with protein MQPSYITKYIGQDTDNIIEKPIQDYLPQLLTKIESALLANSLVDDCVVLERKITEEKKKITLRDNCSFLPIIAYVVSAGSSSSEQLRSLLQGVVSDTISDTLLSSGEPKVPPNFPPNLSPNIIIVPVTTLPLTPTGEIDQQALASVEIIDTDLVQQWEEQLQSYSYGGAEIKQVAVVLQDYTQPDTPLHLLDLLPPSTETSPKQPTELSQAKPLPSPYPKASSDCVPVAAQGEHRSNSTPSKPAISHGEALQLPTDISTLSQALLKTARVAPEQGIIYLDTDSQGNTHQNYQSYPALLEEAQRILGGLRKLNLKPQDKVIFQFDQNQDFIPTFWACILGGFVPVPIAIAPTYESSNSTVNKLCNAWKMLEQPVILTSDTLAPAIRALCFRVAAPTKHPLPKKEILIETVDNLRSSEPDLNYYHSQPDDLAILLLTSGSTGMAKGVRLTHANLINNVAASAQRNNLTQDDISLNWLNLDHVGSLVRCCIRDVYVGNLQIHAPAKAFLENPLNWLDWIENYRVTFAWAPNFALGLINQKINQKSVANSHRKWDLSSLKSVLSVAEPIVPQTAKRFLQLLSPHGLSVNAMHSAWGMSETCAAVVFSHRYLLNLPSDNQSVNHSVVEVGRPVPGFSVRIVDALGQIVEEDTVGQVQISGPMVSDGYYQNPELNREAFTPDGWLKTGDNGVLRDGRLTITGREKDVIIINGLNHYSYEIEAVVEQVEGVIPSYTAACGIRQPSKDTDQLVIFFHTDWSEDDQLTPLLQDISTEVVSKLGVSPSYLIPLPKEAIPKSSIGKILRSQLKEQFNAGEFDPILKKVDCLLGNENTLPDWFYRKVWHRKEAVTLGRTPKNGRTLIFLDSLGLGEVLCSKLGKDQCVAVEPGAPGADFLRLTGAKLTDAQLTGNRYSIDPTNPDHYQQLLKSLVETDQPIAQILHLWTYDEYRGEIESSEALEQAQNQGTYSLLFLIQALDGLKSQLNSPLRILNSEVQLTVVSSYTQPTSPQDDIAYEKSPILGLIKTCPRELPWLNCRHIDIPVDDHHINGFHILREMAVCQKEREVAYRNRNRLVPLLEKADLPQLEKQELPFKQKGMYLISGGLGGIGVEIAKFLLNHYQARLLLVGRTPLPEPTTKGNHLKDGNGLAPAVRAYQNLEQLAEQLGGEIRYEAMDICDLAQLQQVVERAQSDWQAFLEGVIHLAGIAPEHFLVEETRNSFAATLRPKLLGSWVLHQLIKDKPDSVFISLSSVLAFFGGATIGAYAAANNFLECFCYYQRHKTLVRSYCYGSSTWVETTLNRSKQIRESRRALGQYGIFNQQGINSILAGLHHDQDNLILGLDGSNPYVRRYTQQPPYHRQRVSVYFTAVTELSVAQLQRLEAFVPFGTSITPKFQQLQAMPLTPAGEIDREQLISPSKDTENVLPVTDIERQLASIWQKVLGVSQIGIDDNFFGLGGNSLLAVQLSGEIEKTFGKQLPLAALFQAPTIKQLAQLLCQSEWSSSWFSLVPIQPSGSKPVLFAIHILGEGFIYYRDLVRYLGWDYPVYGLSYGLAAATKANNINTKPGIGNGLKELAAHYIEEMRRFQPEGPYFLQGVSLGGQIAFEMAKQLDAQGQTVAIVALFDSYAIGYQWKPYENTTVLQRYTLFWIQKLQTYWNNLWRLEPDKRRAYLSERIRAFVRHYKSGAYKRQFQWFAKKSNLSTEPALPNPNLVDAISDIQNANYETQPSELSSVYPGKITLFRAKQQPPGHYHDPLNGWDGMAASGIEVHHIPGDHISMMLEPNVRVLAEKLKTCLDKVEETIKDV; from the coding sequence ATGCAGCCATCATATATTACCAAGTATATAGGACAAGATACCGATAACATTATAGAAAAGCCAATCCAAGACTATCTGCCACAACTATTGACCAAAATCGAATCGGCTTTGTTAGCAAATTCGTTAGTTGACGACTGTGTTGTCCTAGAGAGGAAAATTACAGAAGAAAAGAAAAAAATAACCCTCAGAGACAATTGTAGTTTTTTACCTATTATTGCCTATGTAGTCTCAGCTGGATCATCTTCATCAGAACAACTGCGATCGCTCCTGCAAGGGGTCGTGTCAGACACCATCTCAGACACTCTGCTATCTAGTGGTGAACCAAAAGTCCCCCCTAATTTCCCCCCTAATTTATCCCCTAACATAATTATTGTTCCGGTAACTACCTTGCCCCTAACTCCCACAGGTGAGATAGATCAACAAGCACTAGCTTCTGTAGAAATAATTGATACCGACTTAGTGCAGCAATGGGAAGAGCAGCTACAGTCATATAGTTATGGAGGGGCAGAAATCAAGCAAGTCGCCGTAGTACTACAAGACTACACCCAGCCCGACACACCCCTACATCTATTAGACCTACTTCCACCCTCCACCGAAACTAGTCCAAAGCAACCTACAGAATTATCACAAGCCAAGCCCCTACCGAGCCCTTACCCCAAGGCATCTTCCGATTGCGTTCCCGTAGCGGCTCAGGGGGAGCATCGCTCAAATTCCACCCCATCAAAACCCGCCATCAGTCATGGTGAAGCGCTACAGTTACCAACAGATATCTCAACTCTCTCCCAAGCGCTACTAAAAACTGCAAGGGTTGCGCCGGAGCAAGGGATTATCTATCTCGACACTGATAGTCAGGGAAATACTCACCAAAACTATCAATCTTACCCAGCTCTCCTCGAAGAAGCACAGCGGATTCTTGGTGGCTTAAGAAAACTAAATCTAAAGCCTCAAGACAAAGTAATCTTCCAATTTGACCAAAATCAAGACTTCATTCCAACCTTCTGGGCTTGTATTTTGGGCGGTTTTGTCCCAGTCCCGATTGCGATCGCACCGACCTATGAGTCATCTAACAGTACCGTCAATAAGCTGTGCAATGCCTGGAAAATGCTAGAGCAACCGGTCATCCTAACCAGTGATACCCTTGCTCCAGCAATCCGTGCTTTATGCTTTCGTGTAGCGGCTCCTACCAAGCATCCCTTGCCCAAAAAAGAAATTTTAATTGAAACCGTAGACAACTTGCGCTCATCTGAGCCTGACCTAAATTACTATCACAGCCAACCGGATGATTTAGCAATATTGTTACTGACCTCTGGAAGTACAGGAATGGCTAAAGGCGTCAGGTTGACCCATGCCAATTTAATTAATAATGTCGCCGCCAGTGCCCAGAGGAATAATCTGACCCAAGATGATATCTCCTTGAACTGGCTTAACTTAGACCATGTTGGCTCTCTGGTACGCTGTTGTATTCGGGATGTCTATGTCGGTAACCTGCAAATCCATGCTCCCGCTAAAGCTTTCTTGGAAAATCCCCTCAATTGGTTGGATTGGATTGAAAACTATCGGGTTACCTTTGCCTGGGCTCCTAATTTTGCCCTAGGTTTGATAAATCAGAAAATAAATCAGAAATCCGTTGCGAACAGCCACCGGAAATGGGATTTATCTTCCCTCAAATCTGTATTAAGTGTCGCTGAGCCGATTGTACCTCAAACTGCAAAGCGATTCTTGCAGTTGCTTTCTCCCCATGGGTTATCGGTCAATGCCATGCATTCAGCTTGGGGAATGTCTGAAACCTGTGCTGCTGTGGTATTTTCCCATCGGTACTTGTTGAATTTACCGTCGGATAACCAGTCTGTTAACCACTCTGTTGTAGAAGTTGGCAGACCTGTGCCTGGCTTTTCTGTGCGGATTGTGGATGCACTCGGACAAATAGTTGAAGAAGATACAGTGGGTCAGGTACAGATTTCTGGTCCGATGGTTAGTGATGGTTATTACCAGAATCCTGAGCTAAATCGAGAAGCCTTTACACCGGATGGATGGTTAAAAACCGGAGATAATGGTGTACTGCGTGACGGACGTCTCACGATTACCGGTCGAGAAAAAGATGTCATTATTATTAATGGTCTCAATCACTATAGTTATGAAATAGAAGCAGTGGTTGAGCAGGTAGAGGGGGTGATTCCCTCTTACACAGCAGCTTGCGGAATTCGACAACCAAGTAAAGATACTGACCAATTGGTCATTTTCTTCCATACTGATTGGTCTGAGGATGACCAGTTAACCCCATTACTCCAGGACATCTCCACTGAGGTGGTTAGCAAACTAGGGGTGAGTCCGAGTTATCTTATTCCTCTACCAAAAGAGGCAATCCCCAAGAGTTCGATTGGGAAAATTTTGCGATCGCAACTCAAGGAGCAGTTTAACGCTGGTGAATTTGACCCGATTCTCAAAAAAGTTGATTGTCTTCTGGGTAATGAGAATACCCTTCCAGACTGGTTTTATCGTAAAGTTTGGCATCGAAAAGAAGCAGTAACCTTAGGTAGGACACCTAAAAATGGTAGAACTCTGATATTTCTAGATTCCTTGGGATTAGGAGAAGTATTGTGCTCCAAGCTAGGTAAAGACCAATGTGTAGCAGTGGAACCCGGAGCCCCCGGAGCCGATTTTTTGCGACTTACAGGTGCCAAACTTACAGATGCCCAACTTACAGGCAACCGCTATTCTATTGACCCCACCAATCCTGATCACTATCAGCAATTACTGAAGTCGTTGGTGGAAACCGACCAACCCATCGCACAGATTCTCCATTTGTGGACCTATGACGAGTATCGGGGAGAAATTGAGTCATCCGAAGCACTAGAACAAGCTCAGAATCAGGGGACTTACAGTCTACTATTTTTAATTCAGGCTTTGGATGGTTTGAAATCACAGTTGAATTCACCCTTGAGAATTCTCAATTCAGAAGTCCAGTTGACTGTGGTTTCTAGCTATACACAGCCTACCTCGCCCCAGGATGACATTGCCTATGAGAAAAGTCCGATTCTGGGTCTGATCAAAACCTGTCCGAGAGAACTGCCTTGGCTGAACTGTCGCCATATCGATATACCTGTGGATGACCACCACATTAATGGGTTTCATATCCTGCGGGAAATGGCTGTATGTCAGAAAGAGCGAGAAGTAGCATACCGCAATCGCAACCGTTTGGTACCCTTACTCGAAAAAGCTGACCTACCCCAACTCGAAAAACAGGAATTGCCCTTTAAGCAAAAGGGAATGTATTTGATTAGTGGGGGTTTGGGAGGGATTGGAGTAGAAATTGCTAAATTTCTCCTAAACCACTATCAAGCTCGTCTGCTTTTAGTCGGTCGAACCCCCTTACCAGAGCCGACTACCAAAGGAAACCATTTAAAGGATGGAAATGGGTTAGCACCTGCCGTCAGAGCCTATCAAAACCTAGAGCAACTGGCCGAGCAACTGGGAGGAGAGATACGCTACGAGGCCATGGATATTTGTGATTTAGCTCAGTTGCAACAGGTAGTTGAACGAGCCCAGTCTGACTGGCAAGCTTTCCTTGAAGGGGTCATTCATTTGGCCGGAATTGCCCCAGAACATTTTTTAGTAGAGGAAACCCGCAACAGTTTTGCTGCTACACTTCGTCCCAAGCTTTTAGGGTCGTGGGTACTGCATCAACTAATTAAAGATAAGCCAGACAGTGTTTTTATCAGCCTTTCTTCCGTGCTAGCCTTCTTTGGGGGAGCGACAATTGGTGCTTATGCTGCCGCTAATAATTTTCTAGAGTGCTTCTGCTACTACCAGCGGCACAAGACCTTGGTGCGCAGCTACTGCTATGGCTCAAGCACATGGGTTGAGACCACCCTCAATCGGAGTAAACAAATTAGGGAGTCCCGTCGTGCCTTAGGTCAGTACGGAATTTTCAACCAACAGGGAATCAATTCTATTCTCGCTGGGCTGCACCACGACCAAGACAACCTGATTTTGGGTTTGGATGGCAGCAATCCCTATGTTAGACGATACACCCAACAGCCACCATACCATCGGCAGCGGGTATCGGTATATTTCACGGCGGTTACAGAACTATCTGTTGCTCAGTTGCAGAGGTTAGAGGCATTCGTTCCCTTTGGAACCTCTATCACCCCTAAGTTTCAGCAACTCCAAGCTATGCCCCTAACTCCCGCAGGTGAAATCGACCGAGAGCAGTTGATTTCACCAAGCAAAGACACTGAAAACGTCTTGCCAGTAACTGATATAGAGCGTCAACTGGCTAGCATTTGGCAGAAGGTGTTGGGAGTTTCCCAGATTGGCATCGATGACAACTTCTTCGGGTTAGGAGGAAATTCTCTCCTAGCTGTGCAGCTATCTGGTGAGATTGAGAAGACCTTCGGCAAACAACTGCCCCTAGCTGCTCTATTCCAAGCACCAACCATCAAGCAACTCGCTCAACTTCTGTGCCAGTCAGAATGGTCATCCTCTTGGTTTTCCCTAGTGCCCATTCAACCTAGTGGTTCCAAGCCAGTTCTGTTTGCGATTCACATCCTTGGGGAAGGGTTTATATACTACCGCGATTTGGTACGTTATCTCGGTTGGGACTATCCAGTTTATGGACTAAGTTATGGACTAGCAGCGGCTACTAAAGCCAACAACATCAATACCAAACCGGGTATAGGTAATGGACTCAAGGAGTTAGCCGCTCACTACATTGAGGAAATGCGAAGGTTTCAACCCGAAGGGCCTTATTTTCTACAAGGGGTATCCCTCGGAGGTCAAATCGCCTTTGAAATGGCTAAGCAGCTTGATGCTCAAGGTCAGACTGTAGCAATTGTTGCCTTGTTTGATAGCTATGCTATTGGTTATCAGTGGAAGCCCTACGAAAATACCACCGTCTTACAACGGTACACTTTATTTTGGATACAAAAACTACAAACCTATTGGAATAACCTTTGGAGACTTGAACCTGACAAAAGGCGAGCTTACTTGTCTGAGAGAATCAGAGCGTTTGTCAGACATTATAAATCTGGAGCATACAAACGGCAATTCCAGTGGTTTGCTAAAAAGTCTAACTTATCTACCGAACCTGCTTTACCAAACCCTAATTTGGTTGATGCCATCTCAGATATCCAAAATGCTAACTACGAGACTCAACCATCTGAGCTGTCATCAGTCTACCCAGGGAAAATAACTCTCTTTCGAGCTAAACAGCAACCTCCAGGACATTACCATGACCCTCTTAATGGTTGGGATGGTATGGCAGCTTCTGGCATTGAAGTTCACCATATTCCTGGTGATCATATCTCAATGATGCTAGAACCCAATGTCCGGGTTTTGGCTGAAAAATTGAAAACTTGTTTAGATAAGGTTGAAGAAACTATTAAGGATGTATGA
- the trxA gene encoding thioredoxin: MAVKKQFKTFQELLSGSDVPVLVDFYATWCGPCQMMAPILEQVKAELKDRLQVVKIDTQKYPQLASQYHIEALPTLVLFKNGQPQQRIEGLRPAEDLIPLLQALI, encoded by the coding sequence ATGGCCGTTAAAAAGCAGTTCAAAACATTCCAAGAATTATTATCTGGCTCAGATGTACCCGTGTTGGTAGATTTCTATGCCACTTGGTGTGGGCCATGTCAGATGATGGCTCCTATCCTAGAACAGGTCAAGGCTGAGCTCAAAGATCGTTTGCAAGTTGTAAAAATTGATACACAAAAATACCCCCAGCTTGCTTCCCAGTATCACATTGAGGCGTTACCAACTTTGGTACTGTTTAAAAACGGTCAGCCTCAACAACGGATAGAGGGGCTCAGACCAGCAGAAGACCTTATTCCACTATTACAAGCTTTGATTTAA
- a CDS encoding STAS domain-containing protein — protein MVHIDQKTHTTEDGTNVIVLKPIGRLDITTAWPFRLKLQECISKLRRHVVVNLSQVDFIDSSGLTSLVAGMRDADKIKGSFRICSVHPDAKLVFEVTMMDTVFEIFETEEEALDGLSSSIAT, from the coding sequence ATGGTTCATATCGATCAGAAAACTCATACTACTGAAGATGGTACAAATGTGATTGTTTTGAAACCGATTGGACGCCTGGACATCACTACAGCTTGGCCCTTTCGTCTGAAATTGCAAGAGTGTATATCCAAACTGCGCAGGCATGTAGTGGTTAATCTGAGTCAGGTTGATTTTATTGATAGTTCGGGTTTGACATCCTTAGTGGCTGGCATGCGAGATGCTGACAAAATTAAGGGCAGCTTTCGCATTTGTTCTGTTCATCCAGACGCCAAGCTCGTGTTTGAAGTAACTATGATGGACACAGTATTTGAAATTTTTGAAACGGAGGAAGAAGCCTTAGATGGTTTATCTAGTAGTATCGCCACCTGA
- the psb29 gene encoding photosystem II biogenesis protein Psp29, whose amino-acid sequence MNTVRTVSDTKRDFYTYHTRPINSIYRRVVEELMVEMHLLSVNVDFNYDPIYGLGVVTCFDRFMQSYQPEHDKESIFNALCQAVGGEAQQYQEDAQRLKTSVESMSGKDLISWFSSPTSENGTGDLATTIAAIAQNSQFKYSRLFAIGLFSLLEQADSELAQDQKQLEEVLNKISSGLNLPSEKLQKDLELYRSNLEKMAQARVVIEDAIQADRKKREERAKEKEKSATPSSDSTPSTQEESDASSDASSDEAPSS is encoded by the coding sequence GTGAATACTGTTCGCACAGTCTCGGATACTAAACGGGATTTCTACACCTATCACACTCGCCCCATTAACTCTATTTACCGACGTGTAGTAGAAGAGTTGATGGTAGAGATGCATTTGCTGTCGGTTAATGTCGATTTTAACTACGACCCCATCTATGGCTTAGGTGTGGTGACATGCTTTGACCGGTTTATGCAAAGCTATCAACCGGAACATGATAAAGAATCAATTTTTAATGCTCTGTGTCAAGCAGTCGGAGGTGAAGCTCAGCAGTACCAGGAAGATGCCCAAAGGCTCAAAACTAGCGTAGAGTCTATGTCTGGAAAAGATTTGATCTCCTGGTTCAGTTCCCCAACCTCTGAAAATGGGACTGGGGATTTGGCTACCACTATAGCTGCGATCGCACAAAATTCTCAGTTTAAGTACAGCAGATTGTTTGCCATTGGTTTATTTTCACTACTAGAGCAGGCGGACTCGGAGTTAGCTCAGGACCAAAAGCAGCTCGAAGAGGTACTTAACAAAATTAGCAGTGGATTAAACCTTCCTTCCGAAAAGCTACAAAAAGACTTGGAGTTGTACCGCAGCAACCTGGAAAAAATGGCACAGGCTCGGGTAGTCATAGAAGATGCCATTCAAGCTGATCGTAAAAAGCGGGAGGAGCGTGCTAAAGAGAAAGAAAAATCAGCGACACCTAGCAGCGATTCCACCCCATCAACCCAAGAAGAATCAGATGCCTCTTCCGATGCCTCTTCCGATGAAGCCCCGTCTTCCTAG